A single genomic interval of Ruminococcus sp. NK3A76 harbors:
- a CDS encoding PspC domain-containing protein, translating to MNNQKVLYKNSENKMICGVCAGLAEYFNMDVSVIRLITVLLAFSVGSGVIAYLVAAVILPEKSAVMGGTQNVDDHNSYNEYNSSDNK from the coding sequence ATGAACAACCAGAAGGTATTATACAAAAACTCAGAGAACAAGATGATATGCGGCGTATGCGCAGGCCTTGCTGAATACTTCAACATGGACGTGAGCGTGATAAGGCTTATCACCGTGCTGCTTGCATTCAGTGTCGGCAGCGGCGTGATAGCATACCTTGTAGCCGCTGTCATTCTTCCCGAGAAATCGGCAGTCATGGGCGGTACTCAGAACGTTGATGATCACAACAGCTACAACGAGTACAACAGCTCTGACAACAAATAA
- a CDS encoding flavodoxin domain-containing protein, with protein sequence MKGIILFASKYGSSEKYAKWLSEETGFDCVKADKADSRALMEYDTVILGGGIYAGRIAGLSVLKKNMNSLKGRKLAVYCCGASEYDEGYVNTLKEQNFKDELLGIPCFYLRGAFDMNSLKFGDRTLCKMLAKVVSKKDPDSCEVCERAILEARDTPCDWTDRASLKEITDYIKSA encoded by the coding sequence ATGAAAGGTATTATTCTGTTCGCATCAAAATACGGCTCGTCTGAGAAGTATGCAAAATGGCTCAGCGAGGAAACAGGCTTTGACTGTGTTAAAGCAGATAAGGCCGACAGCAGGGCTCTTATGGAGTACGACACAGTGATCCTCGGCGGCGGCATCTACGCCGGACGCATAGCAGGGCTTTCGGTGCTAAAGAAAAACATGAACTCGCTTAAGGGCAGAAAACTCGCCGTCTACTGCTGCGGCGCATCTGAGTACGACGAGGGGTATGTCAACACCCTCAAAGAGCAGAACTTCAAGGACGAGCTGCTCGGTATCCCCTGCTTCTACCTCAGAGGGGCTTTCGATATGAACAGCCTGAAATTCGGCGACAGAACGCTTTGCAAAATGCTTGCAAAGGTCGTGTCAAAAAAAGACCCCGACAGCTGCGAGGTCTGCGAAAGAGCTATACTCGAAGCCCGTGACACCCCCTGCGACTGGACTGACAGAGCATCACTCAAAGAGATAACAGACTACATAAAAAGTGCATGA
- a CDS encoding DUF4097 family beta strand repeat-containing protein: protein MENKKRNITGLSFLILGILVLVIGIIAVNNTDMSKYKQENDRHESFAETYSAENIDEIKLSFSLNDYRVVFDENATDIKVDCTDVNKELLDIKTEKNSFKLDEDSGTNINKGIFHFEFFGLDLSRADEIDSITDLDKLFYDGDGEVTITIPARLYDDVKITAGVGNVDVQGGECKTFKLSAGVGNVDINGTKAQECDFSAGVGNVDCSEVSFESFDLSAGMGNVKVRGFLGDTKLSCGVGNVELHIKNSSDNYNFKGDDVDIHRGGNSTSDEEYDIKISTGLGDCDIYFE from the coding sequence ATGGAAAACAAAAAGAGAAATATAACAGGTCTTAGCTTCCTGATACTCGGTATATTGGTGCTCGTAATAGGCATCATTGCCGTAAACAACACGGATATGTCAAAGTATAAGCAGGAAAATGACAGGCATGAGAGCTTTGCTGAGACATACAGCGCTGAGAACATCGACGAGATAAAGCTATCATTCAGCCTTAATGACTACAGGGTAGTATTTGATGAGAACGCAACGGATATAAAAGTCGATTGCACCGACGTTAATAAGGAACTGCTGGATATAAAGACCGAGAAGAACTCCTTCAAGCTCGATGAGGACAGCGGCACGAATATCAATAAGGGCATCTTCCACTTCGAGTTCTTCGGCCTTGACTTATCAAGAGCTGACGAGATAGACAGTATAACCGATTTAGATAAGCTCTTTTATGACGGCGACGGCGAGGTAACGATAACTATCCCTGCAAGACTGTATGATGATGTCAAGATAACAGCAGGTGTCGGCAATGTCGATGTACAGGGCGGCGAGTGTAAGACATTTAAGCTCTCGGCTGGTGTAGGCAATGTCGATATCAACGGCACAAAGGCTCAGGAATGTGACTTCTCGGCAGGCGTGGGTAATGTCGATTGCAGCGAGGTCAGCTTTGAGAGCTTTGACCTCTCAGCAGGTATGGGTAACGTCAAGGTAAGAGGTTTCCTCGGCGATACAAAGCTCAGCTGCGGCGTCGGCAACGTCGAGCTCCATATCAAGAACAGCTCGGATAACTATAATTTCAAGGGCGACGACGTTGATATCCATAGAGGCGGTAATAGTACATCTGATGAAGAATATGATATCAAGATAAGTACAGGCCTCGGCGATTGTGATATATACTTCGAGTAA
- a CDS encoding DUF1700 domain-containing protein, with protein sequence MNRTEFMSALEKRLMPLNAEDREDALRYYDELFDEAGPIDEQKILDDLDDPDTIARQILTDNGIDPDGRPEFMIDEAVRPRQQNTQNGQGSFTENLKNDVSNMSDSTKIVLVIAIIILTAPLWGGIVGTAFGVLCGLIGIAIGLVAAFTAAGVALTVAGFVYLFKIPPIGLCIIGIGLIVLALDILIIFPFVKWVFSTLIKFIKWLADTIKGLINKRRSAAA encoded by the coding sequence ATGAACAGGACAGAATTTATGAGCGCCCTTGAAAAACGCCTGATGCCCCTGAATGCAGAGGACAGGGAGGACGCACTGAGATATTACGACGAGCTTTTTGATGAAGCAGGCCCGATAGACGAGCAGAAGATACTCGATGACCTCGATGACCCCGACACGATAGCAAGACAGATTCTCACAGACAACGGCATTGACCCCGACGGAAGACCGGAGTTTATGATAGACGAGGCTGTAAGACCCCGGCAGCAGAATACTCAGAACGGCCAGGGCAGCTTTACCGAGAACCTGAAGAATGATGTCAGCAATATGAGCGACTCTACAAAGATAGTACTCGTGATAGCAATAATAATCCTCACAGCTCCGTTATGGGGCGGCATAGTAGGAACAGCATTCGGCGTGCTGTGCGGTCTTATCGGTATTGCGATAGGCCTTGTGGCAGCATTCACAGCGGCAGGCGTGGCACTTACGGTAGCCGGCTTTGTTTACCTCTTTAAGATACCCCCGATAGGGCTTTGCATAATCGGCATCGGCCTTATAGTATTAGCACTTGATATACTTATCATCTTCCCGTTTGTAAAGTGGGTGTTCAGCACACTTATCAAGTTCATAAAGTGGTTGGCTGATACTATCAAGGGACTTATAAACAAGCGCCGCAGCGCTGCTGCATAA
- a CDS encoding PadR family transcriptional regulator yields the protein MGFPISAALLDSMVLAIVEKEDTYGYEITRNLREVADVSESTLYPVLRRLQKNMLLETYDREYMGRNRRYYRVTAKGITALDEYKSEWQHHKEMVDKILDQ from the coding sequence ATGGGCTTTCCGATAAGTGCAGCGCTGCTTGACTCGATGGTGCTTGCGATAGTCGAGAAGGAGGATACCTACGGCTATGAGATAACAAGAAACCTTCGTGAAGTGGCAGATGTCAGTGAATCGACACTATACCCTGTGCTGCGGCGATTGCAGAAGAATATGCTGCTCGAAACGTATGACCGGGAGTATATGGGAAGAAACAGAAGGTATTACAGGGTGACTGCAAAAGGCATAACGGCGCTTGATGAATATAAATCAGAATGGCAGCACCACAAGGAAATGGTAGATAAGATACTTGACCAGTAG
- a CDS encoding carbohydrate-binding domain-containing protein, giving the protein MKASIIKRAVSGFTAAAMLTGASIWSAIAYESEDITNSFTFTETGIVTMTDEGGYKIDGTELTINASGTYVISGECAEGNIKVKKGTTDVVLILDSLTLTSSTTAPLSVNKTAEATIILKGDSVLTDKEDPANETSTDEAVADAFEGAAIKVKAGASLTITGDGTLTADGSSCKNAIKGGAASTINIGQSADDSFTLNAKAANSGIAADGELNILGGIINVTSDNDGIKSSPDDDDTESKGVLTISGGTINVTAGDDGIKGQNGADITGGKITVSAADDGIKSDYTLNIGTKGSDYGPDITITTAYESFEGAVVNLYSGVGVINSTDDGINAANSDLTNYDFSINIYGGEWLVNAGGDGLDSNGNLNFSGGFTQVFGSTQNDNAALDYGDSGNGFYVTGGTVIGIGTANMATVPTSGNYIAFGSGGMGGGMPGQQGGMPGQQGGGMQGGMPGQQQSQQDSGVSISKGDTVEIKSSDGETLYSFTAEKSASHIVYASDTLQTGDSYSLYINGTEVSTATVTAGNGSTSSQFGPGGQGGQGTDTPPEKPADGEEPPAPPTGMTPGDVNGDGSVDLKDGMLMQQYLAGWEVEIVMPNCDVNGDGEVNLKDGLLLKQYLAGWNVTLGKTQ; this is encoded by the coding sequence ATGAAAGCAAGCATTATTAAAAGGGCAGTTTCAGGTTTTACAGCGGCAGCTATGCTGACAGGTGCGAGCATTTGGAGTGCCATAGCTTACGAGAGCGAGGACATCACAAACAGCTTCACCTTCACAGAGACAGGCATCGTTACAATGACAGACGAGGGCGGATATAAGATCGATGGCACAGAGCTTACGATCAACGCTTCCGGTACATATGTCATAAGCGGCGAGTGCGCCGAGGGCAATATCAAGGTCAAAAAGGGCACGACTGATGTAGTGCTCATTCTCGACAGCCTGACGCTTACTTCGTCTACAACTGCGCCCCTCTCGGTCAACAAGACGGCTGAGGCTACTATTATATTAAAGGGCGACAGCGTGCTGACCGACAAGGAAGACCCTGCAAACGAGACATCAACAGACGAGGCAGTCGCAGATGCTTTTGAGGGTGCAGCGATAAAGGTCAAGGCAGGCGCATCTCTTACAATAACAGGCGACGGCACGCTGACAGCCGACGGCAGCAGCTGCAAAAACGCCATCAAGGGCGGTGCGGCATCTACTATTAATATAGGGCAGAGTGCTGACGACAGCTTCACACTTAACGCAAAGGCCGCAAATTCAGGCATTGCCGCAGACGGCGAGCTGAATATCCTTGGCGGCATTATAAACGTCACATCTGACAACGACGGCATAAAGAGCTCGCCTGACGACGACGACACAGAGAGCAAGGGCGTTCTCACGATAAGCGGCGGCACAATAAACGTGACCGCAGGCGATGACGGCATCAAGGGTCAGAACGGCGCCGACATTACAGGCGGCAAGATAACCGTTTCGGCAGCTGATGACGGAATCAAGAGCGACTATACACTCAACATCGGCACAAAGGGCAGCGACTACGGCCCTGACATCACGATAACTACAGCTTACGAGAGCTTTGAGGGTGCAGTGGTGAACCTCTACAGCGGCGTGGGCGTTATTAATTCAACTGATGACGGCATAAATGCTGCCAACAGTGACCTTACAAACTATGATTTTTCGATAAACATATATGGCGGCGAGTGGCTTGTAAACGCAGGCGGCGACGGGCTTGATTCTAACGGCAACTTAAATTTCTCCGGCGGCTTCACGCAGGTGTTCGGCTCGACCCAGAACGACAATGCAGCCCTTGACTACGGCGACAGCGGCAACGGCTTTTATGTGACCGGCGGCACAGTCATCGGCATCGGCACAGCAAATATGGCGACAGTTCCCACCTCCGGCAATTACATCGCATTTGGCTCAGGCGGAATGGGCGGCGGTATGCCAGGCCAGCAGGGTGGTATGCCGGGACAGCAAGGCGGCGGTATGCAGGGTGGTATGCCCGGACAGCAGCAGAGCCAGCAGGATAGCGGTGTCAGCATATCAAAGGGCGACACAGTCGAGATAAAATCATCAGACGGAGAGACGCTTTATTCCTTCACAGCCGAAAAGTCAGCGAGCCATATAGTTTACGCATCAGATACGTTACAAACAGGCGACAGCTACAGCCTGTATATAAATGGTACAGAGGTAAGCACAGCGACAGTAACAGCCGGAAACGGCAGCACCTCATCTCAGTTCGGCCCCGGAGGACAGGGCGGTCAGGGGACAGACACCCCTCCCGAAAAGCCGGCTGACGGCGAGGAGCCGCCCGCACCGCCGACAGGTATGACACCCGGCGATGTGAACGGTGACGGCAGCGTCGACCTTAAAGACGGTATGCTCATGCAGCAGTATCTTGCCGGCTGGGAAGTGGAGATAGTCATGCCAAACTGCGATGTCAACGGCGACGGTGAGGTAAACCTTAAGGACGGTCTGCTCCTTAAGCAGTATCTCGCAGGCTGGAATGTGACTCTCGGCAAAACACAGTAA